In a genomic window of Paramicrobacterium chengjingii:
- a CDS encoding HpcH/HpaI aldolase family protein, which produces MTRISNWKQNHDGVIVGGWGLLGPASAEVMSLSALDWVALDAQHGSFDDRSALEALHAIPRERMDVLVRVPRNDEGRIGRVLDAGARGVIVPMVETEEDARRAAQACRYPSQGTRSWGQVGSRWGRPEIDVATSNAEVVCAVMVESRTGLDNVDAIAATPGIDMIFVGPFDLSIALGTTVHDLLAQGRNGELGTIVAACERHNVIAGAFAGTVERSERLAELGFSALAAGTDEGMLAASSQALTGSLASEQVGSY; this is translated from the coding sequence ATGACCAGGATCTCCAACTGGAAGCAGAACCACGACGGCGTCATCGTCGGAGGGTGGGGCCTTTTGGGCCCAGCCTCGGCAGAGGTCATGAGCCTGTCTGCACTCGACTGGGTGGCGCTCGATGCGCAGCACGGCAGCTTCGATGACCGGTCGGCGCTCGAGGCGCTCCATGCGATTCCACGTGAGCGGATGGACGTGCTGGTGCGTGTTCCTCGCAACGACGAAGGTCGCATTGGACGTGTGCTCGATGCGGGTGCGCGTGGCGTGATCGTGCCGATGGTCGAAACCGAAGAGGATGCTCGTCGTGCAGCGCAGGCGTGCCGCTATCCGAGCCAGGGCACTCGTAGTTGGGGTCAGGTGGGCAGTCGCTGGGGGCGGCCGGAGATCGATGTGGCAACATCGAATGCCGAGGTTGTCTGCGCCGTCATGGTGGAGTCGCGGACAGGTCTTGATAACGTCGACGCTATCGCGGCTACACCGGGGATCGACATGATCTTCGTCGGGCCCTTTGACCTCTCGATCGCGCTCGGCACCACGGTTCACGACCTTCTCGCTCAGGGTCGCAACGGTGAGCTGGGAACGATCGTCGCAGCCTGCGAGCGCCACAATGTCATTGCTGGCGCGTTTGCAGGCACGGTTGAGCGCAGTGAACGACTGGCGGAGCTTGGATTCTCCGCTCTTGCAGCAGGCACTGACGAGGGAATGCTCGCTGCTTCATCCCAGGCATTGACCGGAAGTCTGGCGTCCGAACAAGTCGGAAGCTACTAA